One Puntigrus tetrazona isolate hp1 chromosome 25, ASM1883169v1, whole genome shotgun sequence genomic window, cataaaatagattatttttcttttgtcaagGAATGTCTTATTTGACATTGTTCCAAATATGTGGCATAATCTTGCATCCCTAATCCAAAGAGAACCCAAATCCATGGTCGGGATGAAGCTTTATTTCAGAGCACACTCTGTGTTTTATATGGGACCCAACGTATGATATTTGAGTAATCGTGTTTTATAGCATTTGCCAGTGTTTGTTACTTACCATTTGTTACCACCTTTCCCTCTTATGCAGCTTCTACAGCAGCTGAAAAGGCTGATCTGTGATTTATGCCGACTCTATAACCTGCCCCAGCATCCTGATGTGGAGATGCTGGATCAGCCACTTCCTGCTGGACCCATCAGTCAAGACAAGAAGGTAGCCCAAATCAGCACAGACCTACATAATCTTATTACACTCCTTTCTCTTCCTGTTCCCGGTGTAAgctgcaagtttttttttttgtccttgttCTTTCCAGCATGGGACAACAGATGAAGTTACAtcagaagaagaggaggaagaggaaatggCAGAGGTGTTAAACTTTAGGGCATGCGATGGATTCCTTGTGATTCAAGTTCTGATGAGAAGACTAGTTGATACCTAAcactttcttttgtttgttgctgTGGCAGCAGGATATTGAAGATCTAGACCACTATGACATGAAAGAGGAGGAACCGGTCGATGGCAAAAAGTCTGAGGACGATGGCATCGAGAAAGAGAATCTGGCCATTCTGGAGAAAATCCGCAAGAACCAGAGGCAGGACCACTTGAACGTAAGTGTCCATTCGGTAAGGTACCTTTTTATACAACTTTGGGGTTGGGTGGAGCAATATTGGTTTTTATTAATGCAGTATAGTGATGTGTGATACAATgcaataaagcacattttaaaagattgttCCTTGCAATGCTGTATATGTTCCCTAAAATGCTTCATTGCTGGTCTTGTAGGGTGCGGTGTCCGGATCAGTTCAGGCCTCTGACCGCCTCATGAAGGAACTCAGGGAGATCTATAGATCACAGAGTTATAAGACAggtaatttttgtttaattacagcattgatttttttttttcagttccaaaCACTGCCTACATAGGTTGCTGCTGCCTGTCCAATACAGCCtgtcagaaaagaaaaaaaacaaacaaaaaaacacttttacaggAATGTTTTGTCACTTTTCGGTTGTTTTCATGCTAGTGCTTTTGGTGTGCATCCAGATTTGATTGATGTTAAGAGTTTTGTTCATTTGGATGACCTTCTGACCTCCTGTGTGAACCCACAAACTGTACCTGAGTCCGCTTAAAAAAGGGATGGTCTGGGGACTGTTCATGTGAACTCTGGTATGATTCGGTGCTGATGTGAACGAAATCGTACCAAATCGTGGCAGTGAACCGCTACTAACGACTCACTATTTGATGATAACGTATTTCACTCACTTTCCTGACACACTGCAAGCAGTGAGCTGTATGTCTCATTTATGTTCGACTTCAGCATTCTTTAGAGCATTTTCATTATATTCGTAAGAAAGACATAAGTGCCAATGATATGCATTTTGCCGCCTTCTCCCGTGTTGTCGTGATTAATCAACACGGTAAACGGCTGCTGGATTAACGACGCAACCAAACCACGGGTTCTGACCCAAATAAGACACGAACGCAGTCCATCAGGGTAAGGCCGGAGCAATCGTACTGTAGTTCGGACCAGTCAATCAAATCAAGTAAAGCATCCTTAATGACAGTTACAATCgttttttacttgcatttgaCTTCAACTGACCAAACAGATGAAACAATCCAGAGAAAGATGTGTTTGTAAGGCCCAATCTTCCTTGGCGGTGTCCACTGCATGTCTTTTGTAACTTTGAGCGTTGCTCTGCTTCCAAAGATGCAAGACTTATACCGGCAAATTGCTGCTTCTCACGCTGATTAGTGATGGTTTCGCCTCTTACCATTTCAAAGAGTAGTATAAAAGAACAACATATAAATAAGGCTTTAGACAGTCACCATGAACCAATGGTAGTTTGAAGGCATTTAACAGCTTTGGTTTTTAACTCTGTGAACTTCGGTTGGCCTGATTTTGTTGGATATTTGTTGGAAATCTTTTATGTCTGGATTGCGCATGTGATGCCTAAAACTGTTGTGGAACACATATCTTAGTTTCCATTAGTTGCATCGTGTTCCAGGTCTGTTACAAATCTGTCTGATCTGTTTGTTTCCCATTCTGTCTGTTCCAGGTATCTATTCAGTGGAGTTAGTCAATGATAGCCTGTATGAGTGGCATGTCAAGTTAAGAACGTAAGTATGGTTGCATAACGTATGAAATACCAAGTCGGCTGATAAGTTTTAGTGTTTAAATCACTACAATCATtctcatgttttttgtttttgttttttaagggTTGACCCAGACAGTCCATTACACAGCGACTTGCAGGTTTTGAAGGAAAAAGAAGGCATGGACTACATTCTGCTCAATTTCTCTTATAAAGTTAGTCTGTGTTCTTTGTTATACAAAAATACTCATTGAAGATAATTTGATTGAAAGAAGAGCTTatgcaactgtttttttttttttcttgcttccTGATGGCAGGATAACTTTCCTTTTGATCCTCCCTTTGTACGGGTTGTGTCTCCTGTCCTGTCTGGAGGGTGAGCATGAGAAATTTTCCCTAGTAAATAAGTCAGGCTAACATTTCTCCGTTAGCAAAAAGTAGATTAATTACTTCTGGCATTCTGCATGTATTTGAGGAAGaccattataaaataaatcacagaaaaaTGATTAGTTTGTAATATGactaatacaaatatacacttTCATAATCTGACTATAAATGGTCATTTGTTCtgtcttaatttgttttattattattcttctcTAGCTATGTTCTTGGAGGAGGAGCCTTGTGTATGGAGCTACTTACAAAACAGGTTTAAATTCTCATTGAATTTTACTAAGATTCGCACATATAATTAGagaaatcctaaaaaaaattaataaatttgatCTCATAGGGCTGGAGCAGTGCCTACTCAATAGAGTCAGTCATCATGCAAATCAACGCCACCTTAGTCAAAGGGAAAGCCAGAGTGCAGTTCGGAGCAAATAAGGTTTGTTCGACCTCATGATCAAAAACCGAAAAATATTTGCCTGCAGAAACGTTGACCCTTTCTCTTTTGGTTTGTGCAGAATCAATACAATCTTGCCAGA contains:
- the ube2q2 gene encoding ubiquitin-conjugating enzyme E2 Q2 isoform X2 is translated as MSVSGLKAELKFLESIFDPNHERFRIIDWKPDELSCQFNVTGEKLLIIHCNITESYPSTPPIWFVDSDDPSLTEVLERLEDVRKGNTLLLQQLKRLICDLCRLYNLPQHPDVEMLDQPLPAGPISQDKKHGTTDEVTSEEEEEEEMAEDIEDLDHYDMKEEEPVDGKKSEDDGIEKENLAILEKIRKNQRQDHLNVSVHSGAVSGSVQASDRLMKELREIYRSQSYKTGIYSVELVNDSLYEWHVKLRTVDPDSPLHSDLQVLKEKEGMDYILLNFSYKDNFPFDPPFVRVVSPVLSGGYVLGGGALCMELLTKQGWSSAYSIESVIMQINATLVKGKARVQFGANKNQYNLARAQQSYKSLVQIHEKNGWYTPPKEDG
- the ube2q2 gene encoding ubiquitin-conjugating enzyme E2 Q2 isoform X1, coding for MSVSGLKAELKFLESIFDPNHERFRIIDWKPDELSCQFNVTGEKLLIIHCNITESYPSTPPIWFVDSDDPSLTEVLERLEDVRKGNTLLLQQLKRLICDLCRLYNLPQHPDVEMLDQPLPAGPISQDKKHGTTDEVTSEEEEEEEMAEQDIEDLDHYDMKEEEPVDGKKSEDDGIEKENLAILEKIRKNQRQDHLNVSVHSGAVSGSVQASDRLMKELREIYRSQSYKTGIYSVELVNDSLYEWHVKLRTVDPDSPLHSDLQVLKEKEGMDYILLNFSYKDNFPFDPPFVRVVSPVLSGGYVLGGGALCMELLTKQGWSSAYSIESVIMQINATLVKGKARVQFGANKNQYNLARAQQSYKSLVQIHEKNGWYTPPKEDG
- the ube2q2 gene encoding ubiquitin-conjugating enzyme E2 Q2 isoform X4, with translation MSVSGLKAELKFLESIFDPNHERFRIIDWKPDELSCQFNVTGEKLLIIHCNITESYPSTPPIWFVDSDDPSLTEVLERLEDVRKGNTLLLQQLKRLICDLCRLYNLPQHPDVEMLDQPLPAGPISQDKKHGTTDEVTSEEEEEEEMAEDIEDLDHYDMKEEEPVDGKKSEDDGIEKENLAILEKIRKNQRQDHLNGAVSGSVQASDRLMKELREIYRSQSYKTGIYSVELVNDSLYEWHVKLRTVDPDSPLHSDLQVLKEKEGMDYILLNFSYKDNFPFDPPFVRVVSPVLSGGYVLGGGALCMELLTKQGWSSAYSIESVIMQINATLVKGKARVQFGANKNQYNLARAQQSYKSLVQIHEKNGWYTPPKEDG
- the ube2q2 gene encoding ubiquitin-conjugating enzyme E2 Q2 isoform X3; amino-acid sequence: MSVSGLKAELKFLESIFDPNHERFRIIDWKPDELSCQFNVTGEKLLIIHCNITESYPSTPPIWFVDSDDPSLTEVLERLEDVRKGNTLLLQQLKRLICDLCRLYNLPQHPDVEMLDQPLPAGPISQDKKHGTTDEVTSEEEEEEEMAEQDIEDLDHYDMKEEEPVDGKKSEDDGIEKENLAILEKIRKNQRQDHLNGAVSGSVQASDRLMKELREIYRSQSYKTGIYSVELVNDSLYEWHVKLRTVDPDSPLHSDLQVLKEKEGMDYILLNFSYKDNFPFDPPFVRVVSPVLSGGYVLGGGALCMELLTKQGWSSAYSIESVIMQINATLVKGKARVQFGANKNQYNLARAQQSYKSLVQIHEKNGWYTPPKEDG